The Coffea arabica cultivar ET-39 chromosome 3c, Coffea Arabica ET-39 HiFi, whole genome shotgun sequence genome contains a region encoding:
- the LOC140037860 gene encoding uncharacterized protein gives MAQDLDLCLRIDEPGQPTLESSEVERALYENWERSNLLSLMIIKSKIAKHIRKSIPESTRAREFLALVGQQFSATDKALAGTLMATLTTKRYDGVSDVREHIMEKNNLAKQLKTMDMTISESFLVQFILNPLPPQFGPFKITYNTQKDKWTMNELISMCVQEEERLKREGLQTVHLVSQGHFGKRPRKNKRKS, from the exons ATGGCACAAG ATTTGGATCTGTGTCTCCGAATTGATGAACCTGgccaacctacacttgaaagttCGGAAGTTGAAAGGGCTCTTTATGAGAATTGGGAGCGTTCCAACCTTTTAAGTCTCATGATCATCAAAAGCAAGATTGCAAAACATATACGAAAGTCAATTCCAGAATCAACGAGGGCACGTGAGTTTCTGGCTTTAGTTGGGCAACAATTTTCGGCAACTGATAAAGCCTTGGCAGGAACGCTTATGGCAACCTTGACTACTAAAAGGTATGATGGGGTAAGTGATGTACGTGAACACATTATGGAAAAGAACAATTTGGCTAAACAACTTAAGACTATGGACATGACTATTTCCGAGTCCTTTTTGGTACAATTTATTCTCAATCCTCTtcctcctcaatttggtccatttAAGATTACCTACAACACTCAAAAGGATAAGTGGACCATGAATGAACTTATCTCTATGTGTGTACAAGAGGAGGAGAGATTAAAGAGAGAAGGATTGCAAACGGTCCATTTGGTATCACAAGGTCATTTTGGAAAAAGACCAAGAAAGAATAAAAGGAAGAGTTGA